From the genome of Streptomyces sp. NBC_01341, one region includes:
- a CDS encoding diaminopimelate decarboxylase, producing the protein MLGETRPLAGFLDADGVRASVASLREAFAAEPRVRVLHTFAAKAASLIPVLRLLADCGMGCEVAGPGELRLAFEAGFPPERIVLDSPAKTRDELRLALALGVAVNADSFGEIRRIDGLRSSGSASVLGLRVNPQVGGGSIGAMSTATPTSKFGVALRDPGAREQVVRTFTERPWLTRLHAHVGSQGCPLELIAAGIAETYALAEEINGGLGTRRITGIDIGGGLPVNFDDDETRPLFAEYVAALRTAVPGLFDGRYDLVTEFGRSLLAKNGFIGARVEYTKDAGGRRVALTHAGAQIATRTVLMPDAWPLRVGAFDAEGHPRNGPVMVQDIAGPCCFAGDVVAHARELPELREGDFVALYDTGAYYFSTPWAYNSLPRPAVYGFAGEPGALRFAPVRDAQSLDSVAAESGLGHAEALTALFGPPEDPRAG; encoded by the coding sequence ATGCTCGGTGAGACGCGGCCCCTCGCGGGCTTCCTCGACGCGGACGGGGTGCGCGCCTCGGTCGCCTCGTTGCGGGAGGCGTTCGCGGCGGAGCCTCGCGTGCGCGTGCTGCACACCTTCGCCGCCAAGGCCGCCTCCTTGATCCCCGTGCTGCGGCTGCTCGCCGACTGCGGCATGGGGTGCGAGGTGGCCGGGCCGGGCGAACTGCGGCTTGCGTTCGAGGCCGGTTTCCCTCCCGAACGGATCGTCCTCGACTCGCCCGCGAAGACCCGCGACGAACTGCGGCTGGCTCTGGCTCTCGGGGTCGCGGTGAACGCGGACAGCTTCGGCGAGATCCGCCGCATCGACGGGCTCCGCTCCTCCGGCTCGGCCTCCGTCCTCGGGCTGCGGGTGAATCCTCAGGTCGGGGGCGGTTCCATCGGTGCCATGAGCACGGCGACGCCGACGTCGAAGTTCGGCGTGGCACTGCGCGACCCCGGCGCCCGCGAGCAGGTCGTGCGCACGTTCACCGAGCGGCCCTGGCTGACCCGGCTGCACGCCCACGTCGGATCCCAGGGGTGCCCCCTGGAGCTCATCGCGGCGGGGATCGCCGAGACGTACGCCCTGGCCGAGGAGATCAACGGCGGGCTGGGCACGCGCCGGATCACCGGGATCGACATCGGGGGCGGGCTGCCCGTCAACTTCGACGACGACGAGACCCGGCCGCTGTTCGCCGAGTACGTCGCGGCGCTCCGCACGGCCGTTCCCGGGCTCTTCGACGGGCGGTACGACCTGGTCACCGAGTTCGGCAGGTCCCTGCTCGCCAAGAACGGCTTCATCGGCGCCCGCGTGGAGTACACGAAGGACGCGGGCGGGCGCCGTGTCGCGCTCACCCACGCGGGAGCGCAGATCGCCACCCGGACCGTCCTGATGCCCGACGCCTGGCCGCTCAGGGTCGGCGCGTTCGACGCGGAGGGCCACCCCCGGAACGGTCCGGTGATGGTCCAGGACATCGCGGGACCGTGCTGCTTCGCCGGGGACGTGGTGGCCCACGCCCGGGAACTGCCGGAACTCCGGGAGGGCGACTTCGTGGCGCTCTACGACACGGGGGCGTACTACTTCTCCACCCCGTGGGCGTACAACAGTCTCCCCCGGCCGGCCGTGTACGGCTTCGCCGGGGAACCCGGCGCCCTGCGCTTCGCGCCGGTGCGCGACGCGCAGTCCCTGGACTCGGTGGCGGCGGAGAGCGGCCTGGGGCACGCCGAGGCGCTGACCGCGCTCTTCGGGCCGCCCGAGGACCCCCGGGCGGGCTAG
- a CDS encoding GNAT family N-acetyltransferase, whose product MAAQHAAVDIRDDRESGKLVAYLDGAAAGVVAYFVMDAGPGALVAVHTVVEPEHEGRGIAGALVREFYSMAAREGVPVVPLCPYAAEWARRHPDQAPQVSEELVRSAGLQLGAHPELF is encoded by the coding sequence ATGGCAGCACAGCATGCCGCAGTCGACATCCGGGACGACCGGGAGAGCGGGAAACTGGTGGCCTACCTCGATGGTGCCGCCGCCGGGGTCGTCGCGTACTTCGTGATGGACGCCGGGCCCGGTGCCCTCGTGGCCGTGCACACCGTCGTGGAGCCGGAACACGAGGGCCGAGGCATCGCCGGTGCCCTCGTGCGTGAGTTCTACTCGATGGCGGCCCGTGAAGGGGTGCCCGTCGTGCCGCTCTGCCCCTACGCCGCCGAATGGGCCCGGCGCCACCCCGATCAGGCTCCGCAGGTCTCCGAGGAGCTCGTGCGGAGCGCCGGGCTACAGCTCGGAGCGCACCCGGAGCTGTTCTGA
- the panD gene encoding aspartate 1-decarboxylase, whose protein sequence is MLRTMFKSKIHRATVTQADLHYVGSVTIDADLMDAADLLPGELVHIVDIDNGSRLETYVIEGERGSGVIGINGAAAHLVHPGDLVILISYAQVDDAEARALVPSVVHVDARNRIIELGADASAPVPGTGTERSPHAVPARS, encoded by the coding sequence GTGCTGCGTACGATGTTCAAGTCCAAGATTCACCGGGCCACCGTCACCCAGGCCGACCTGCACTACGTGGGTTCCGTGACCATCGATGCCGATTTGATGGACGCCGCCGACCTGCTTCCGGGCGAGCTGGTGCATATCGTGGACATAGACAACGGTTCGCGGCTCGAGACCTACGTCATCGAGGGGGAGCGCGGCTCGGGCGTCATCGGGATCAACGGCGCCGCCGCCCACCTCGTGCACCCCGGTGACCTGGTCATCCTCATCAGCTACGCCCAGGTCGACGACGCCGAGGCGCGTGCGCTGGTGCCGAGTGTCGTGCATGTGGACGCCCGGAACCGCATCATCGAACTGGGCGCCGACGCGTCGGCGCCGGTGCCGGGCACAGGCACCGAGCGCAGTCCGCACGCCGTTCCCGCACGGAGCTGA
- a CDS encoding family 43 glycosylhydrolase: MTKTTQFRRRLAGLGLPLILALSATQATYAAPVDWGKPSAGPGESTVTLVNQDADGNPAIRFDVNGNAIDAHDGQIQRFGDTYYLYGTSYGCGYEWNTPGAPFCGFVSYSSPDLVHWTPRGPLFDASTKTWQKQCDGGTYGCYRPHVVFNKKTRKYVLWINSYDNGVGYHVFTSDHPTHGFKEMDVPDLAAPEGAPGGVNYGDQHVFVDHDGTAYLSFTDWTRGGDIIVERLDDTYTTGTGDWTRTNLRSTEAPTIFERGGTYYLTYSDPNRGYATTGTGYVTAPTPLGPWSGTGTSRDAWSVSDGMLNIEGGDIGLSRGGEAWRDYSFEAKVTPQRAEKGDYAQVGLVVRGSAAGSYQWLIGNYPHDGATGGNLTKLVPGKPATTEKLPMPIVTGQSYDVKITVKGSRIETRIDGQLVDTTEDTTSDHGRVGFRESQGDGEKARIDDVTVTAADGTVLLSDDLSGGLEKWDRPASTITGTNITTTSCGGQPTDVLPLKTGSGTMYLYQSDVWMNAKANEALAKHYWQPLEFNGDGSIRPIECGRSYDVTVPVRPYSAQKRPHAVETGDAGYRTHWDVAGGLERAQEITLPGAGRLRAVRFTTFQSGHPNAPLVLDLRRTGADGGGATVASVEIPADEVSWAAQWAELKLDRPLQVHAGDRFALVVRSATTQGAYGIAYSDTTPYEGGRALISHDGGENWTAEPGRVLHVEADVS, translated from the coding sequence ATGACGAAGACCACGCAATTTCGAAGGCGGCTGGCCGGGCTCGGGCTGCCCCTCATTCTGGCGCTCTCCGCGACGCAGGCGACCTATGCAGCTCCAGTTGATTGGGGCAAGCCCAGTGCGGGGCCCGGCGAAAGCACAGTCACCTTGGTGAACCAGGACGCCGACGGGAACCCCGCCATCCGATTCGACGTCAACGGCAACGCCATCGACGCCCACGACGGCCAGATCCAGCGCTTCGGCGATACCTACTACCTCTACGGCACCAGCTACGGCTGCGGGTACGAGTGGAACACCCCTGGGGCTCCTTTCTGCGGCTTCGTCTCCTACAGCTCGCCCGACCTGGTGCACTGGACTCCGCGCGGCCCGCTGTTCGACGCCTCCACGAAGACCTGGCAGAAGCAGTGCGACGGCGGCACCTACGGCTGCTACCGCCCCCACGTCGTGTTCAACAAGAAGACCCGGAAGTACGTGCTCTGGATCAATTCCTACGACAACGGCGTCGGCTACCACGTTTTCACCTCCGACCACCCGACCCACGGGTTCAAGGAGATGGACGTGCCGGACCTCGCGGCCCCCGAAGGTGCGCCCGGCGGCGTGAACTACGGCGATCAGCACGTCTTCGTCGACCACGACGGGACCGCCTACCTCTCATTCACCGACTGGACCCGGGGCGGCGACATCATCGTCGAGCGCCTTGACGACACATACACAACAGGCACCGGCGACTGGACCCGAACGAATCTACGCTCGACCGAGGCCCCGACGATCTTCGAGCGTGGGGGCACCTACTACCTCACCTACTCCGACCCCAACCGTGGGTACGCGACCACCGGCACCGGCTACGTCACGGCGCCCACGCCGCTCGGGCCGTGGTCGGGGACGGGCACCAGCCGCGACGCCTGGTCGGTCTCCGACGGGATGCTGAACATCGAGGGTGGTGACATTGGTCTGAGCCGCGGGGGCGAGGCCTGGCGGGACTACTCCTTCGAGGCCAAGGTCACGCCGCAGCGGGCTGAGAAGGGCGACTACGCGCAGGTCGGTCTCGTCGTGCGCGGATCAGCCGCGGGCAGTTACCAGTGGCTCATCGGCAACTACCCCCACGACGGAGCGACCGGTGGCAACCTCACCAAGTTGGTGCCGGGCAAGCCGGCTACGACCGAGAAGCTGCCCATGCCGATCGTCACCGGCCAGTCCTACGATGTGAAGATCACCGTCAAGGGCTCGCGAATCGAGACCCGGATCGATGGCCAACTGGTAGACACCACCGAGGACACCACGAGCGACCACGGTCGCGTTGGATTCCGCGAGAGCCAGGGCGACGGCGAGAAGGCGCGCATCGACGACGTCACCGTCACCGCGGCTGACGGAACGGTGCTGCTGTCCGATGACCTCTCCGGCGGGCTGGAAAAGTGGGACCGCCCGGCGTCGACCATCACCGGGACCAACATCACCACGACCTCGTGCGGTGGTCAGCCGACGGACGTCCTGCCGCTCAAGACCGGTTCCGGCACTATGTACCTCTACCAGTCGGACGTGTGGATGAATGCGAAGGCGAACGAGGCGCTCGCCAAGCACTACTGGCAGCCCCTGGAGTTCAACGGGGACGGCTCCATCCGGCCCATCGAGTGCGGCCGGTCCTACGACGTAACCGTGCCGGTCCGCCCTTATAGCGCGCAGAAGCGACCCCACGCGGTGGAGACCGGAGACGCCGGCTATCGCACCCACTGGGACGTCGCGGGTGGTCTCGAACGCGCGCAGGAGATCACGTTGCCGGGCGCCGGGCGACTGCGGGCGGTGCGCTTCACCACCTTCCAGTCCGGGCACCCGAACGCGCCGCTCGTCCTCGACCTGCGCCGCACCGGGGCCGACGGCGGTGGCGCCACCGTGGCCTCCGTGGAAATCCCCGCCGATGAGGTCTCATGGGCCGCGCAATGGGCCGAGTTGAAGCTCGATCGGCCGTTGCAGGTCCACGCCGGTGACCGATTCGCGCTGGTGGTTCGGTCCGCTACGACACAGGGCGCCTACGGCATCGCCTACAGCGACACTACGCCCTACGAGGGGGGTCGGGCCCTGATCAGCCACGACGGTGGCGAGAACTGGACCGCGGAGCCCGGCCGTGTGCTGCACGTCGAGGCCGACGTCTCGTGA
- a CDS encoding L-fucose/L-arabinose isomerase family protein codes for MTTETPAPAEAGLPRTIPRKTRIGLVAGGLGAYWPQFPGLLEQLQHSAREVSERFSGMGCEVVDVGFVSDPQEAAHAADKLRTADCDLIVTFLTTYLTASMVLPVAQRSQAPVLLIDLQPTASMDHATFDTGKWLAYCGQCPLPEIANVFRRARIPFRSVSGHLQDENAWIRIERWIRAAGVRAAMRHGRHGLMGHLYPGMLDVSTDLTLVSAQFGSHVEVLEVDDLRVRVAEITEQQVDERVALARDVFTLDTSVDEEDLRWGAKVSVGLDRLVDDFALDSLAYYHRGLDGELHERLGAGMILGASLLTARGIPVAGEYELRTSLAMLMADRLGAGGSFTELQALNFDDGVVEMGHDGPAHLAISSADPLLRGLGVYHGKRGWGVSVEFDVRHGPVTTFGLGQDADGTYMVIASEGEVVPGPLLEIGNTTSRVDFGCDPGEWTDAWSASGIGHHWALCVGHRAKDLQAVADLLGLPFVRVTV; via the coding sequence GTGACCACGGAGACCCCCGCACCGGCTGAAGCGGGGCTTCCCCGCACGATCCCGCGCAAGACCCGGATCGGCCTCGTCGCCGGCGGACTCGGCGCGTACTGGCCTCAGTTCCCGGGCCTTCTGGAGCAACTGCAGCACTCGGCCCGCGAAGTCAGCGAACGGTTCTCCGGCATGGGATGCGAGGTCGTCGACGTCGGCTTCGTATCCGACCCGCAGGAGGCTGCCCACGCCGCCGACAAGCTGCGCACCGCCGACTGCGACCTGATCGTCACGTTCCTCACGACCTACCTGACTGCTTCCATGGTCCTGCCGGTTGCCCAGCGCAGCCAGGCTCCAGTGCTGCTCATCGATCTGCAGCCGACCGCGTCGATGGACCACGCCACGTTCGACACCGGCAAGTGGCTCGCCTACTGCGGCCAGTGCCCGCTGCCTGAGATCGCCAACGTCTTCCGCCGGGCTCGTATCCCCTTCCGGTCGGTCTCCGGCCATCTGCAGGACGAAAACGCCTGGATCCGCATCGAGCGCTGGATCCGCGCCGCCGGTGTGCGCGCCGCTATGCGGCACGGACGGCACGGCCTGATGGGGCACCTCTACCCCGGCATGCTCGATGTCTCCACCGACCTCACCCTCGTCTCGGCCCAATTCGGCTCGCACGTGGAGGTCCTCGAAGTCGACGACCTGCGGGTCCGCGTCGCCGAGATCACCGAGCAGCAGGTCGACGAGCGCGTCGCCCTGGCCCGTGACGTGTTCACGCTCGACACATCCGTCGACGAGGAGGACTTGCGCTGGGGCGCCAAGGTCTCAGTCGGTTTGGACCGCCTGGTCGACGACTTCGCCCTTGACTCCCTCGCCTACTACCACCGCGGCCTCGACGGTGAACTCCACGAACGCCTGGGGGCGGGGATGATCCTCGGTGCCTCACTGCTCACCGCGCGCGGCATCCCCGTGGCCGGTGAGTACGAGCTGCGCACCAGCCTGGCCATGCTCATGGCCGACCGGCTCGGTGCGGGCGGCTCGTTCACCGAACTCCAGGCACTGAACTTCGACGACGGCGTCGTCGAGATGGGCCACGACGGTCCCGCCCACCTCGCCATCAGCAGCGCCGACCCGTTGCTGCGCGGCCTCGGCGTCTACCACGGCAAGCGCGGCTGGGGCGTGAGCGTGGAGTTCGACGTACGACACGGCCCCGTCACCACGTTCGGACTCGGACAGGACGCGGACGGCACCTACATGGTGATCGCCTCGGAGGGCGAGGTCGTTCCCGGCCCGCTGCTGGAGATTGGCAACACCACCTCCCGCGTGGACTTCGGCTGCGATCCCGGCGAATGGACCGACGCCTGGAGTGCGTCGGGCATCGGCCACCACTGGGCCCTGTGCGTCGGACACCGCGCCAAGGATCTCCAGGCCGTCGCCGATCTGCTCGGATTGCCGTTCGTCCGGGTCACCGTCTGA
- a CDS encoding substrate-binding domain-containing protein encodes MPPGCSPPPSSSATPLPDQVARRGHARRLPFPEPFGFVERIAVGQRQAVQDTTHQRRLPVRQFGAALPVDLPDTRGHVTRRQEPRVAAVDDGTAGGQRTGGGQQCVQVGRANDLLAIGAVNAATRLGVAVPDDLTIVGYDDIDFDFDFDETAGVALTTVRRPARAIGRQAAEILLREVTDGAAPTEPVFKPELVIRPSSLPVRAGVTGTTAGL; translated from the coding sequence ATGCCTCCCGGGTGTTCGCCCCCACCCTCGTCGTCCGCGACTCCGCTCCCTGACCAGGTCGCGCGCCGCGGGCACGCCCGGCGCCTGCCGTTTCCTGAGCCGTTCGGCTTCGTCGAGCGTATCGCGGTAGGCCAGCGCCAGGCTGTCCAGGACACAACGCACCAGCGCCGCCTGCCCGTACGCCAGTTCGGTGCCGCGCTCCCGGTAGACCTCCCGGATACGCGCGGGCATGTCACCCGGCGGCAGGAACCGCGGGTCGCCGCAGTCGACGACGGGACCGCCGGCGGGCAGCGCACCGGCGGCGGCCAGCAGTGCGTCCAAGTCGGCCGGGCCAATGACCTGCTGGCGATCGGCGCGGTGAACGCGGCGACGCGGCTGGGCGTTGCCGTTCCGGACGACCTGACGATCGTCGGCTATGACGACATCGACTTCGACTTCGACTTCGACGAGACCGCAGGCGTCGCCCTCACCACGGTGCGCCGGCCCGCTCGTGCGATCGGCAGGCAGGCTGCCGAAATCCTGCTGCGCGAGGTCACGGACGGGGCGGCGCCGACCGAGCCGGTGTTCAAGCCCGAGCTGGTGATCCGCCCTTCGAGCCTGCCGGTGAGGGCCGGCGTCACCGGGACCACGGCCGGACTGTAG
- a CDS encoding LacI family DNA-binding transcriptional regulator has product MTKKAGGSTSARRTARIQDVAALAGVSVATVSNVLNRPGRVTAQTSERVLRAVRELDYVAHPGAVGLRSGRVRALGLVVPDIVNSFYARIAGSAADAAYERGYSLTLCHSGDDPEREQSYFDMLANQRSAGVIVVPVAADPGRLARLRRRGIPLVTTDRAGSTADGCSVAVDDVRGGRTAVEQLLAHRGGQSGGATVVVVNGSRDIQQCADRYRGAEEAVRDRPGVRLVEVTVQEMTLATGAAVARTLATAPEPPVGVFCTNDFLAAGLVRGLLEYGVQVPADIRVAGFGDLDVAMLSGLPLTTVRQSVEDLGRTAVELLLDEVEAPPGEHTHASRVFAPTLVVRDSAP; this is encoded by the coding sequence ATGACGAAGAAAGCCGGCGGGTCGACCTCCGCGCGGCGGACAGCCCGGATTCAGGACGTCGCCGCCCTGGCCGGAGTGTCGGTGGCCACGGTGTCGAACGTGCTCAATCGTCCCGGACGTGTCACCGCCCAGACGTCGGAGCGCGTGTTGCGAGCCGTACGAGAGCTGGACTACGTGGCCCACCCGGGGGCGGTCGGCCTGCGCAGCGGCCGGGTACGCGCGCTGGGTCTGGTGGTGCCCGACATCGTCAACTCCTTCTACGCGCGGATCGCGGGCAGCGCAGCCGACGCCGCCTACGAGCGCGGTTACTCACTGACCTTGTGCCACAGTGGCGACGATCCCGAGCGTGAGCAGTCGTACTTCGACATGCTCGCCAACCAGCGGTCCGCCGGCGTGATCGTCGTCCCGGTGGCCGCCGACCCCGGCCGCCTTGCCCGGCTGCGTCGGCGCGGCATTCCGCTGGTCACCACCGACCGCGCGGGTTCCACCGCGGACGGTTGCTCGGTCGCCGTGGACGACGTACGAGGGGGCCGCACTGCCGTCGAGCAACTCCTCGCGCACCGTGGCGGGCAATCCGGCGGTGCGACGGTCGTGGTGGTCAACGGCAGCCGGGACATCCAGCAGTGTGCCGACCGCTACCGGGGCGCCGAGGAGGCGGTCCGGGACCGGCCGGGAGTCCGGCTGGTGGAGGTCACCGTGCAGGAGATGACGCTCGCCACCGGAGCGGCCGTGGCCCGCACGCTCGCCACGGCGCCCGAACCGCCCGTCGGTGTGTTCTGCACCAACGACTTCCTGGCGGCAGGGCTGGTCCGCGGGCTACTTGAGTACGGCGTACAGGTGCCGGCGGACATCCGTGTGGCCGGGTTCGGCGACCTGGACGTGGCCATGCTGTCGGGGTTGCCGCTCACCACCGTCCGCCAGTCCGTCGAGGATCTGGGCCGCACTGCCGTCGAGCTGCTCCTCGACGAGGTGGAGGCGCCCCCGGGCGAACATACCCATGCCTCCCGGGTGTTCGCCCCCACCCTCGTCGTCCGCGACTCCGCTCCCTGA